One stretch of Chitinophaga pendula DNA includes these proteins:
- a CDS encoding SusC/RagA family TonB-linked outer membrane protein, translating into MNNHVHRKGGHRPNLTGGYCLEINRLIFGLAINFFILLCMVSNSQVIGAVRLEEVTLNVKNEPLESVMLMIRKQTGYSVVFSDSRIQTAKPLTVNIYKKPLEVALDIIFKDQPLSYLIREKSIIVLPKAEEPVGKKKTEQPIKDSSVKVSENLTGSVVDSTGMGLPGVTVVVKGTTKSTYTDQYGKFVLHNTPSDVTLMFSLIGFAAKEVSANGKSNLRITLSTVASKLDEVVIKGYYTTTREFNTGNIGSIKATDIMKSPVSDPLMALQGRIAGMYIEQSSGVPGSSLRVQIRGRSSLRSLNEPLYIIDGVPFTSTSMSINASRNDRAGGGLSPMNSLNPNDIERIDILKDADATAIYGSRGANGVVLITTKKGKAGKGELALNYYTGVSKVNRQLKLMHTNEYLMMRREAFRNDKLMPGLSDYDVNGTWDTTRYTNFQKELFGKSAVTHDAQISYSGGNPLTQFTMGMGYHQDGFVFPGDFYDKRLSVHTGISHNSSDQRFNLNFNTSYIVNNNLSPTQDISVYSFLPPNMPAWLDNSGNVTWENNLLINPYAIMRNTAKAKTNNLLANLRMGYKILPGLTLQGSIGYNLMGTDQQNKYPFSAIRQPNLFSQRVVTFTNNQLASWIIEPQLNYNRSIGTGMLDVLIGFSYQQNEQEGRAFTATGFASDDLMDNPGSATSTQQNFYQHSLYRYIGLYSRIGYTLNEKYIINLTARRDGSSRFGPGKQFGTFGSAGAAWIFSKERMLKRQQILSFGKLRLSYGTSGNDQIGDYQYFNTFLNVLDYQGVSGLWAARLSNFNYAWEEMKKLEGGIELGFLKDRLMVRGSYYRNRTANQLIGYALPSTTGFTSVQANLPAVLQNTGIELEIESINGRSKGLEWISSLNLTIPRNKLVSFPDFLASSYATSFALDRPLTGAYVYQYEGINPKTGKYIMKDINGDEIISYKEDKSVYQVYGQRFYGGMTNSLRYKGWSVDILIQFVKQVKPIKTIVSNAGIASNKPLSVLQRWQVGAQNSDVVYRSFSTISDDLITESTAGYGDASFIRLKNVSISYMISNIWCRKMGLGVVRLYFQGQNLFTLAKNNNIMLDPEVNGNSLPPVGVYTLGIQVKL; encoded by the coding sequence ATGAATAACCATGTTCATAGGAAGGGAGGCCATAGGCCTAACCTAACTGGAGGCTATTGCCTGGAAATAAATAGGCTAATATTCGGTCTGGCAATCAATTTTTTTATCCTGCTGTGCATGGTTAGTAACTCCCAGGTAATTGGAGCGGTTCGATTGGAGGAAGTTACACTGAATGTAAAAAATGAGCCGCTGGAGTCAGTCATGCTCATGATCCGGAAGCAAACTGGCTATTCCGTTGTCTTTTCGGATAGTAGGATACAGACAGCGAAACCTCTTACGGTGAATATATATAAGAAGCCATTAGAGGTAGCGCTTGATATTATTTTCAAAGATCAGCCTTTGTCTTATTTGATTAGAGAAAAGTCCATTATTGTGCTTCCTAAAGCGGAGGAGCCTGTGGGCAAAAAAAAAACTGAGCAGCCGATTAAAGATTCTTCAGTGAAAGTATCCGAGAATTTGACGGGTAGTGTAGTCGATAGTACTGGTATGGGACTGCCGGGTGTGACTGTGGTAGTAAAAGGAACCACAAAATCTACTTATACAGACCAGTATGGTAAGTTCGTGTTGCATAACACGCCCAGTGACGTAACACTTATGTTTAGTTTGATCGGATTTGCGGCTAAGGAAGTATCTGCAAATGGTAAAAGTAATTTGAGAATAACGCTATCAACAGTTGCTTCCAAACTTGACGAAGTCGTGATAAAGGGCTATTATACTACCACGCGAGAGTTTAATACAGGAAACATCGGTAGTATAAAAGCCACCGATATTATGAAGTCCCCAGTTAGTGATCCATTAATGGCGCTACAAGGAAGGATTGCCGGAATGTATATTGAACAGTCAAGTGGAGTCCCTGGTAGTAGTTTGCGCGTACAGATTCGTGGAAGAAGTAGTCTGAGAAGTCTTAACGAACCATTATATATCATAGATGGTGTGCCATTCACATCGACGAGTATGAGTATAAATGCAAGTAGAAATGATAGGGCTGGAGGAGGGCTTAGTCCCATGAACAGTTTAAATCCAAATGACATCGAAAGAATTGATATTTTAAAAGATGCTGATGCAACAGCTATTTATGGCAGTAGAGGTGCAAATGGAGTTGTATTGATAACTACAAAAAAGGGGAAGGCAGGAAAGGGGGAGTTGGCTTTGAATTATTATACCGGTGTTTCAAAAGTAAATCGTCAACTAAAGTTGATGCATACAAACGAGTATCTGATGATGCGCAGAGAAGCTTTTCGCAATGATAAGCTGATGCCGGGTTTATCAGATTATGATGTGAATGGAACTTGGGACACTACACGATATACAAATTTTCAAAAGGAATTATTTGGCAAAAGTGCAGTAACACATGATGCACAGATTTCATATTCAGGAGGAAACCCGTTGACCCAATTCACAATGGGAATGGGATATCATCAAGATGGATTTGTTTTTCCCGGGGATTTTTACGACAAGAGATTGAGTGTCCATACTGGAATTAGTCACAATTCGTCAGATCAAAGATTTAACCTGAATTTTAATACATCATATATAGTTAATAACAATTTATCCCCTACTCAAGATATAAGTGTATATAGCTTTTTGCCACCTAATATGCCCGCTTGGCTGGATAATAGTGGAAATGTTACTTGGGAAAATAATCTTCTAATAAATCCATATGCCATAATGAGAAATACTGCAAAAGCGAAAACCAATAATTTGCTTGCTAATCTCAGAATGGGGTATAAAATACTTCCTGGTCTTACACTTCAGGGAAGTATAGGTTATAATTTAATGGGTACGGACCAGCAAAATAAATATCCGTTTAGTGCTATTAGACAACCTAATCTTTTTAGTCAACGTGTTGTAACATTTACAAACAATCAGTTGGCTTCTTGGATAATCGAACCACAGCTTAATTATAATCGAAGTATAGGTACTGGTATGCTAGATGTACTTATTGGTTTTTCTTATCAACAGAATGAACAAGAGGGGCGAGCATTCACGGCGACTGGTTTTGCAAGCGATGATTTAATGGATAATCCTGGATCAGCAACCTCTACGCAGCAGAATTTTTATCAGCACTCTTTGTATCGGTATATAGGTTTATATAGTAGAATAGGCTATACTCTGAACGAAAAGTACATAATTAATTTAACTGCCAGACGAGACGGGAGTTCGCGTTTTGGTCCAGGAAAGCAATTCGGAACATTTGGTTCCGCGGGAGCGGCATGGATTTTTTCTAAAGAAAGAATGTTAAAAAGGCAACAAATACTGAGTTTTGGAAAATTGAGATTAAGCTATGGAACTAGCGGTAATGACCAGATAGGAGATTATCAATATTTTAATACATTTTTAAATGTACTCGACTATCAGGGAGTAAGCGGACTTTGGGCTGCTCGCCTAAGTAATTTTAACTATGCTTGGGAAGAGATGAAGAAGCTAGAAGGAGGTATTGAATTGGGCTTCTTGAAAGATCGATTAATGGTAAGGGGGAGCTATTATCGTAATAGAACAGCTAATCAACTAATAGGATATGCCCTTCCATCTACGACTGGATTTACCTCCGTCCAAGCTAATTTACCAGCTGTGTTACAAAACACTGGAATAGAATTAGAAATTGAAAGTATCAATGGTCGAAGTAAGGGATTAGAATGGATTAGTTCTTTAAACCTGACTATACCAAGGAATAAGTTGGTTTCATTTCCGGACTTTCTAGCATCATCTTATGCAACGAGTTTTGCATTAGATAGACCCTTGACAGGGGCATATGTATATCAATATGAAGGAATAAATCCGAAAACGGGGAAATATATTATGAAAGATATAAACGGAGATGAAATAATTAGTTACAAAGAGGATAAAAGCGTTTATCAAGTATATGGCCAGCGTTTCTATGGTGGCATGACAAATAGCCTTCGATATAAAGGCTGGTCCGTTGATATACTAATTCAATTTGTGAAGCAAGTTAAACCGATAAAAACCATTGTTAGTAACGCAGGTATTGCTAGTAATAAGCCTCTTTCTGTTTTGCAACGTTGGCAGGTTGGTGCGCAGAATAGTGATGTAGTATATAGGTCCTTTTCAACTATTAGTGATGATTTGATAACGGAAAGTACTGCAGGATATGGAGATGCTAGTTTCATTCGTCTAAAAAATGTTTCGATAAGTTATATGATATCTAATATTTGGTGTCGTAAAATGGGATTAGGTGTGGTCCGTCTATATTTTCAAGGACAGAACTTATTTACACTTGCTAAGAATAACAATATTATGCTTGATCCAGAGGTAAATGGGAATAGCCTCCCTCCGGTTGGAGTATATACTTTAGGAATTCAAGTTAAACTTTAA
- a CDS encoding FecR family protein, whose product MNPDELKTLLRKYEKGRCTADEHDIVDGLLDNMSDKAGQEIIDWRLWKRVNPGRKERIYLVIVTTIIGLIGIAVAISYFRYRPMINRKIAAYSTVPGRKAVLLKLPGGRTVNLSAINMGDYIEDEGVMVCKNGNGQIAYAYKGNTTDRVRMHRIVIPNGGRFNVLLPDGTSVMINSGSTITYPTHFTGPERRVDLVGEAYFEVAKDALHPFVITSNGQQVKVLGTEFNIHAYPEAAMVTTLVKGSIELYTKGDKPKRLKPGEESVLYGALFAVRKANVRSAIAWKEGEFLFQSARLSDILPQLEHWYDVEFVYDDLPDDNFTLATERSAPLSKILSLLEYSSEKQLKFTMEGRKIIIK is encoded by the coding sequence ATGAATCCTGATGAATTGAAAACACTTTTACGGAAATATGAAAAGGGAAGGTGCACAGCAGACGAACATGACATTGTAGATGGACTATTGGATAATATGTCGGATAAGGCGGGGCAGGAAATAATTGATTGGCGTCTATGGAAAAGAGTTAATCCGGGAAGGAAAGAAAGGATTTATTTGGTAATTGTTACCACTATAATTGGATTAATAGGCATTGCTGTGGCCATAAGCTATTTCCGTTATCGCCCTATGATCAATCGTAAGATAGCTGCATATAGTACTGTTCCTGGCAGGAAAGCTGTATTGTTGAAATTGCCGGGAGGACGGACTGTTAACTTAAGTGCTATTAATATGGGAGATTATATAGAAGATGAAGGAGTAATGGTCTGTAAAAATGGGAATGGACAGATAGCTTATGCATATAAGGGAAATACAACCGATAGGGTTCGAATGCATCGGATCGTTATTCCCAATGGTGGCAGGTTCAACGTGTTACTTCCTGATGGAACCTCAGTAATGATCAATTCTGGTAGTACGATTACTTATCCGACACATTTTACCGGTCCGGAAAGAAGAGTGGATCTTGTAGGAGAGGCATATTTCGAAGTTGCTAAAGATGCGCTACATCCTTTTGTAATCACTTCAAATGGTCAACAGGTAAAGGTATTGGGCACGGAATTTAACATACATGCCTATCCCGAAGCAGCTATGGTAACGACGCTAGTAAAAGGTAGCATTGAATTATACACGAAGGGTGATAAGCCCAAACGCCTGAAGCCTGGTGAAGAGTCAGTCCTTTATGGAGCCCTGTTTGCTGTTCGAAAGGCTAATGTACGATCAGCTATTGCATGGAAAGAAGGAGAATTCCTTTTTCAGAGTGCCAGATTATCTGATATTTTACCTCAATTGGAACATTGGTACGATGTTGAATTCGTATATGACGACCTACCTGATGATAATTTTACATTGGCCACTGAGAGAAGTGCGCCGTTGTCAAAGATATTAAGCCTGTTGGAATACTCTAGCGAAAAGCAATTGAAGTTTACCATGGAAGGGCGGAAGATAATAATCAAATAA
- a CDS encoding RagB/SusD family nutrient uptake outer membrane protein, translated as MIINKQVNVLLILPIVFTVQSCKKMLEISPPKSEISAETVFKDASTATAALTSIYYKMAGNEGTSVGLDLTKISGVYSDELQNQNSNYRNYYLNFMNGNAINPSSMWSVPFTYIYEANIVLEGVQKSDKLNEKVKKQLSGEALFIRSFWFYYLIELYGTVPYIVTTDYSVNQKLPGLSQKEILLNLITDLKRAEELISSEYMNGNTNGVTVDRVRPNKAAVRALLARVFLTAGEYVLAEQYSTQVINDVRYGLAMLDEVFLVNSVEAIWQVAISFDNSINYATIEGQYLLINQPNPDVSLSRHLLQAFEDGDRRLKSWVGIFTAGPKDTLYFPNKYKLAISNTPIERSTILRLAEQYLIRSEARCRLGELAGAAEDISLIRNRAGLGIFKTSSQKLTFQAIVEERRREFFCEWGHRWIDMKRLDVVDSIMHKEATFKGAIWATYKKLWPLPESDLNRNPNLKQNPGY; from the coding sequence ATGATTATTAATAAGCAAGTAAATGTTTTACTTATACTGCCGATTGTATTTACTGTTCAATCTTGCAAAAAAATGCTAGAGATATCACCTCCTAAATCAGAGATTTCTGCCGAAACAGTTTTCAAAGATGCTTCCACGGCCACGGCAGCCTTAACTTCTATATATTACAAAATGGCAGGTAATGAGGGTACTTCAGTTGGGCTAGATTTAACAAAGATATCAGGTGTTTATTCAGACGAATTGCAAAATCAGAATTCAAATTATCGCAATTATTACCTGAATTTTATGAATGGAAATGCGATAAATCCTAGTTCGATGTGGTCAGTGCCTTTTACATATATATATGAGGCAAATATTGTACTAGAAGGAGTGCAAAAATCAGATAAACTTAATGAGAAGGTCAAAAAACAATTGTCTGGAGAGGCTCTTTTTATACGCTCATTCTGGTTTTATTATTTAATTGAATTATATGGAACTGTACCGTATATAGTTACTACTGATTATTCTGTCAATCAGAAACTGCCAGGCCTGTCCCAAAAGGAGATTTTACTTAATCTTATTACGGATTTAAAGCGAGCTGAGGAGCTAATAAGCTCCGAGTATATGAATGGAAATACTAACGGAGTAACCGTTGATAGAGTACGTCCAAACAAAGCGGCTGTGCGTGCATTGCTTGCGCGTGTATTCCTTACTGCTGGAGAGTATGTGCTTGCAGAACAATATTCTACTCAAGTTATTAATGATGTGAGATATGGGTTGGCAATGTTGGATGAAGTATTCCTTGTAAATAGTGTTGAAGCAATTTGGCAAGTGGCTATTAGTTTTGATAACTCTATTAATTATGCCACAATCGAAGGGCAATATCTGCTAATCAATCAGCCTAACCCAGATGTTTCATTGAGTCGACATCTTCTGCAGGCATTTGAAGATGGAGATCGACGTTTGAAGAGTTGGGTTGGAATATTTACAGCAGGTCCTAAAGACACATTATATTTTCCTAACAAATACAAACTAGCAATATCTAATACTCCAATTGAAAGATCAACTATTTTACGATTGGCAGAACAATATTTGATTCGATCAGAAGCACGTTGCCGCCTGGGTGAATTGGCGGGTGCTGCAGAAGATATAAGTTTAATTAGGAATAGAGCTGGTTTGGGGATATTTAAAACATCATCACAAAAATTGACATTTCAGGCAATAGTAGAGGAACGACGCCGAGAATTCTTCTGTGAATGGGGACATCGTTGGATTGATATGAAGCGTTTAGATGTTGTAGATAGTATAATGCACAAAGAAGCCACATTTAAAGGTGCGATCTGGGCTACATATAAAAAATTGTGGCCTTTACCTGAATCTGATTTAAATCGCAATCCTAATTTGAAACAAAATCCTGGATATTAA
- a CDS encoding protein-disulfide reductase DsbD domain-containing protein — translation MKYIYTLSIFFLFFRQEASSQAKNPVKWHSDIKQINEGRFLLILRATVENGWHIYASSQPEGAISIPTHIELDNNIERIGVLKEIGKKEEQRISSDGLQYYYSGTVNFVQVIRLKEKSIESVKCRVIYMACTEEECLPAKVYSFSISLKEIDKKN, via the coding sequence ATGAAATATATATATACTTTATCGATATTTTTCTTATTCTTTCGTCAAGAGGCCTCATCTCAGGCGAAGAACCCTGTCAAATGGCACTCTGATATCAAACAGATCAATGAAGGGCGTTTTCTCTTGATATTAAGAGCTACCGTCGAAAATGGATGGCATATTTATGCGTCATCACAACCAGAAGGTGCAATATCGATCCCCACACACATCGAACTCGATAATAATATAGAGCGCATTGGAGTATTAAAAGAAATAGGTAAAAAAGAAGAGCAACGAATTTCCTCAGATGGTCTTCAATATTACTATAGTGGTACTGTTAATTTTGTGCAGGTTATTCGCCTTAAGGAAAAGAGTATTGAGTCTGTAAAATGTCGTGTTATCTATATGGCTTGCACAGAAGAAGAATGTTTGCCTGCTAAAGTGTATTCATTTAGCATTTCATTGAAAGAAATAGATAAAAAAAATTAA
- a CDS encoding TlpA family protein disulfide reductase: MNLFFSKCLFFLFLIFLLFNFNVAHAQQSTSYPVVGERMPAFEIGNVDYYKNRKIYSDELKGKFVILSCWVKGCVACVAGFPRIDSLQRKYKNKLLIILVGDTLNNIREEYERHRKAYGLQLASAYEPSFHTDEFAPLSKLNSYWINPSGIVQAISASRDINENNVEAFLDGREFEHDDFSVEGLTIARSAYNRQKPLGIGGNGGGSDDVFLYRSFLQEWKQGMGTYERPSYINEMMEIEGVPKFEGVRVVAWNLFHYAYFGRNSIPDSLYHFPIFENEQDNFYKNDNQYNYSLIVPKEKANKQSMMRIMKNELVNYFGFRMRIEERELPCFLLVKKGPKAAFLTNFEDEMRGLTKEERRRKGGSTLLFATEMRLWDIGQGGVKVFDESGLGTLKYFDFGSQIYTKINQLRNILNKFDLDIIPGVRMQKAMVYYKDK; this comes from the coding sequence ATGAATTTGTTTTTTAGTAAGTGTTTGTTTTTTTTGTTTTTAATTTTCCTGTTGTTCAATTTCAATGTGGCTCATGCACAGCAAAGCACCTCTTATCCAGTTGTTGGTGAAAGAATGCCAGCATTTGAGATTGGTAATGTAGATTACTATAAAAATAGAAAAATTTATTCTGATGAACTTAAGGGAAAATTCGTTATTCTCAGTTGTTGGGTAAAAGGATGTGTTGCATGCGTGGCTGGGTTTCCAAGAATAGATAGTTTACAAAGAAAGTATAAAAACAAACTATTGATAATTCTTGTTGGAGATACCCTTAATAATATTCGTGAAGAGTACGAGCGTCATAGAAAGGCCTATGGTCTACAGTTAGCATCCGCTTATGAGCCTTCATTCCACACTGATGAATTTGCGCCTTTGTCTAAATTGAATAGTTATTGGATAAATCCTTCCGGAATTGTACAGGCAATATCAGCATCAAGAGATATTAATGAGAACAACGTAGAAGCATTTTTGGATGGCCGAGAATTCGAACATGATGATTTTAGCGTAGAAGGACTTACTATCGCACGGAGTGCCTATAATAGGCAGAAACCATTAGGTATAGGAGGTAATGGAGGTGGAAGCGATGATGTTTTTTTATACCGATCTTTTCTACAAGAGTGGAAACAAGGCATGGGAACTTATGAGCGACCCTCTTACATAAATGAAATGATGGAAATAGAGGGTGTTCCAAAGTTCGAAGGTGTAAGGGTTGTAGCATGGAATCTTTTTCATTATGCGTATTTTGGCAGGAATTCAATTCCAGATAGCTTATACCACTTTCCTATTTTTGAGAATGAGCAAGATAATTTCTATAAAAATGATAATCAGTATAATTACAGCCTAATTGTCCCAAAAGAAAAAGCGAATAAGCAGTCAATGATGCGAATAATGAAAAATGAATTAGTAAATTATTTCGGTTTTCGTATGAGAATTGAAGAACGAGAGTTACCGTGTTTTCTTTTAGTGAAAAAAGGTCCTAAAGCTGCTTTTTTGACCAATTTCGAAGATGAAATGAGAGGTCTAACAAAGGAAGAGCGTAGGAGGAAAGGGGGAAGTACTCTATTATTTGCTACTGAAATGAGGTTATGGGATATCGGACAGGGAGGGGTTAAAGTATTTGATGAGAGTGGTCTGGGCACCTTAAAGTATTTTGACTTTGGGAGTCAAATTTATACTAAGATAAACCAACTTAGAAATATTCTAAATAAATTTGACTTGGATATCATTCCTGGAGTTAGAATGCAAAAGGCAATGGTTTATTATAAGGATAAATGA